TTTATTTTTTATAAACCAATTTTCATTTGTAAAAACATGATAAGATGATAAAATTTTATCACCAAGATCTAAAGTAAATAATTCTCTCAAATCACAATTAATTATCATATCAGAGTCGATATATAGACACAAATTGACATCTTTAGGTATAAAAGAAACTATGAAAATACGTAGCCATATGGCATAAGAACCCTTCCACCTAATCGCACCTTTAGATTCGAGGAAATCTGTAGCGATTTTATGTATTTGGAGTTTACAAGGGTATTTTTTATTTAATATTGTTTCTAATTCATTTAATTTTGCCAAATTAGAATCATCAATTCCATCTGTTAATATGTGAAATACACAACCCTCTTCTTGTTCTTCTGCGCTTAAGCAATTATAGTCTAATTTTTTATAATCTTGTAATTCTTTGTTTATTTTAGAATTATCAAACATATCCTTGAATTTTTTCTTAGGATCTATACGATCAATAACATTGCACATAGCAACGGCAGCGAATTTACAATGCTCATTGCTACAAACTAAAGCAATATGAAACATTACACCCTCCCATACAATATTATAAATGGATTTTTCATCACTCTTTTTCCTAGTTGATAAATTTCAGATTTTTGAATTTGCAAAGCTTTATAATAATCTGCATAACCATAGATGGGTGGTAGCTTTAGATAAGGGTTAGCACCACATACAATATTAAATATAAATTTTTGAAAATAGTGCTTAATGGTTATTTTTATTAATTTAAAAGGGAGTAGTAATTTTGTTTTGGAATGCTTTACTTCAAAGCCTAATTTATATGTTAAGTGATTTTTTATTCTCCAAACAGCACCATTATGTATTAAAGTTCTAGAATAATCCTTGTCTAAAATGCAAAGCAAGAAATCTTTTTCATGTTGATGAAAATATTTACAAGTTATTTTTTGTGAATCGCTACAAAAAAAATCTACAAGTTTTTGAAAAAATAAGGGTTTTAAATCATCTTCAATTCTATAATAAAAACCATGCAAAGATGCTATAGCATGTGAGTAAAATTCTTCACGAATTTTATCAAATATATTTAAAGATACTAGTTTTTCTCTTGCGTATGAACACTGCTCTATCATTTTTAATAAACTAATATCAGTTTTTTTCATTGAAGACATATTGGCAGGTTCTTGTCTATAATGGTATAAGGCTTTTCGTAAGGTTGAGATGTTGTTCGCTATTAATAACGCTTGCATCATAAAAGAAAAATCCGGATAAGCTGCGCCTTTAAGCTCATTAAAACGAATTCGAGAAATTAAGTCTTTATGATATAGAGTTGCCCAAATTGAAGAATGATATATCAATAGTTTAGGATATTCTAAAATTGAAAAAGTTTTATTATCTGGACAGCAGTTTTCAAGTTCAAAATCAATTCTTTTTTGTCGATACGGTAAATCTTTTGGTTTTCTTGTTGAGTTATAATCAAAAAATTTACATTTAACTAAATCGCTGTTTAATTCTTCAGCTTTATTATAAAGTTCCTCATACATATTTAATTCTATCCAATCATCTGATTCTACAAAACCAATATACTCACCTTTGCTTATTTCTAGACCTGTATTATATGCAGCACCTAATCCCGCATTTTCTTTATGGATAACTTTTATTCTTTTATCTTTAGTCGCATACTCATCACAAATTCGCCCACAGTTATCAGTAGAACCATCATTGACTAATATAATCTCTAAATTTGTATAAGTTTGATTGACAATGCTATCTAAACATTCTCTAAGGTATTTTTCTACATTGTATATAGGCACGATGATAGAAATCAAAGGTTTTTCTTTTGTTTGTAATTTCGCTAACTTTTTATATTGAAAATCAGCATTTTCAAACTACAAAATGGCTTGTAAATGATAATGGA
The sequence above is a segment of the Campylobacter sp. MIT 12-8780 genome. Coding sequences within it:
- a CDS encoding glycosyltransferase family 2 protein, whose product is MISIIVPIYNVEKYLRECLDSIVNQTYTNLEIILVNDGSTDNCGRICDEYATKDKRIKVIHKENAGLGAAYNTGLEISKGEYIGFVESDDWIELNMYEELYNKAEELNSDLVKCKFFDYNSTRKPKDLPYRQKRIDFELENCCPDNKTFSILEYPKLLIYHSSIWATLYHKDLISRIRFNELKGAAYPDFSFMMQALLIANNISTLRKALYHYRQEPANMSSMKKTDISLLKMIEQCSYAREKLVSLNIFDKIREEFYSHAIASLHGFYYRIEDDLKPLFFQKLVDFFCSDSQKITCKYFHQHEKDFLLCILDKDYSRTLIHNGAVWRIKNHLTYKLGFEVKHSKTKLLLPFKLIKITIKHYFQKFIFNIVCGANPYLKLPPIYGYADYYKALQIQKSEIYQLGKRVMKNPFIILYGRV